Genomic DNA from uncultured Methanospirillum sp.:
CGACGAGGAATCTCTCATCACTGGTCAGGACATACGCACTCCAGTCTCTGATCCTTGTGGCAATCGCAATCCTTCTCGGCGTGATAGAGGAGAAGAGTATCCTCATTTTTATCGCAGGAATCACCCTGGCTTCCAAGGTGATCGGGATTCCCTGGTTCATCACCATCATCCAGAAGAGGATCAGGATCCAACAGGACCTCAGGTTCAACTACCTTCAGCCTGGAGGAGCCCTTGTAGTCAGCATCCTGCTGATTCTGCTCGTATACATCTGCTTCTCCCGGGTTCTCCACAATCTCTTCACTGAGAACAGCCTCTTCTTCCTCGGCTCTATCATCGGGGTATCGCTGATGCTGATGGGCCTTATCACCATCTTCTCGCGTCAGCTTGCGATAACCAAGGTGATCGGGTACCTCTCGATGGAGAATGGTGTGCTTCTCTTCGGCCTCTTCGTGACAGAACTGCCGTTCATCACAGAATTCGTAATCATGGTAGACTTGATCATCCTCGTGCTTCTGACAACGATCCTCACCGTTGGAATGGACTCAAGCATCGATGCATACATGAACAGACTGAAAGAGTTTCATCTCTGGTCTGAAGAGGAGGTGCAGGCATGACCATCCTGTTGACGATGGTCTACCCGGTTGTGACAGTCCTGATTCTACTACTTCAGGCAGTTCAGCATTCTCACCGGCCGATGAGCCTGCTTGGTGTGCTGCA
This window encodes:
- a CDS encoding hydrogenase subunit is translated as MIEIGVIPSLLRICLILVLISAACLLTTRNLSSLVRTYALQSLILVAIAILLGVIEEKSILIFIAGITLASKVIGIPWFITIIQKRIRIQQDLRFNYLQPGGALVVSILLILLVYICFSRVLHNLFTENSLFFLGSIIGVSLMLMGLITIFSRQLAITKVIGYLSMENGVLLFGLFVTELPFITEFVIMVDLIILVLLTTILTVGMDSSIDAYMNRLKEFHLWSEEEVQA